The Desulfovibrio sp. genome contains a region encoding:
- a CDS encoding DUF1566 domain-containing protein: MLDSGGTCVSGTTTLAKDGSCTTLVKASASASGSITSTLTTTANKSASINLAGTATGFDPCSGSPTIPTTCTDGTIYVGQSNGTNLYIPANDNSGGVSWNGGTWSNTGANSTTDGRSNTNLLIVANGTSGSFQAALLCKNLNSSGHADWYLPAQNELNTIWQATQLGTTSSNALRATFNQSGTWPAGNYWSSTEYSGQDLAMSQRFTIGDNAFFSENNYLSVRCARR; encoded by the coding sequence GTGCTCGACAGCGGCGGAACGTGCGTTTCCGGCACCACAACCCTGGCCAAGGACGGGAGCTGCACGACACTGGTGAAAGCTTCGGCGTCGGCCTCCGGTTCCATCACCAGCACCCTGACCACGACGGCCAACAAATCGGCCTCGATCAACCTGGCAGGCACGGCGACAGGTTTCGATCCGTGCTCGGGTAGCCCGACAATTCCGACGACCTGCACCGACGGTACGATCTATGTCGGCCAGAGCAACGGCACGAATCTCTATATCCCCGCCAACGATAACAGCGGCGGCGTGAGTTGGAATGGTGGTACCTGGAGTAATACTGGCGCGAATAGCACTACGGACGGTCGGTCAAACACGAATTTGCTCATTGTGGCTAATGGCACCTCCGGGTCCTTCCAAGCTGCATTGCTGTGCAAGAACCTGAACAGCAGTGGCCATGCAGATTGGTATCTACCCGCCCAGAATGAACTCAATACGATCTGGCAAGCGACGCAGCTCGGCACGACGTCAAGTAATGCACTGAGGGCGACATTTAATCAAAGTGGGACCTGGCCAGCTGGCAACTACTGGTCATCAACGGAGTACAGTGGTCAGGATCTTGCGATGAGCCAACGATTTACCATTGGTGACAACGCTTTTTTCAGCGAAAACAACTATCTGTCTGTCCGCTGCGCCCGAAGATAA
- a CDS encoding site-specific integrase, with protein sequence MTTKWKTADRGIRYREHNVRKRGIRPDRYYTIRLIVHGKRIEEALGWSSEGWTLEKVRDQLHELRQASKIGSGPFTLREKRIVAAENAKEEARKAAENPPPVDTIAAYFREHYEPWATATKPKGFPREKSIWRVWLEPLVGDKPIKNFVMQDWDDLVKKLNEAPLSQRSREYITGTLRRIFKHALNRRVVAEGPPAPRVIGCTAPKDNRRQRVITDAELQLLLEKLKARDIRAWRVTLFAASTGCRAGEAFNLTWAHLDLANAKATFPKTKNGRSRTVPLGNQAITMLAALPVGRPQDFVFVNRRSVQYTTAPAAFRCLINEMNLNDGREPLDRFSFHSLRHMAATRLAKTLPLRGLMDILGWEAATMALRYSHTSDADRKLAAETLDTAFHIRGQKKDVSRSRKRA encoded by the coding sequence ATGACGACCAAATGGAAAACTGCAGATCGCGGCATCCGCTACCGCGAGCACAACGTCCGCAAGCGCGGAATTAGACCGGATCGGTATTACACCATCCGCCTGATCGTTCATGGAAAGCGCATCGAAGAGGCACTTGGCTGGAGTTCCGAGGGATGGACCTTGGAAAAAGTCCGCGATCAACTGCATGAGTTGCGCCAGGCATCGAAGATAGGAAGTGGTCCATTTACTCTCCGCGAAAAGCGGATCGTCGCTGCCGAGAATGCCAAAGAAGAGGCGAGGAAGGCCGCAGAAAACCCGCCTCCGGTAGATACGATAGCCGCATATTTTCGTGAGCATTACGAACCATGGGCCACCGCAACGAAACCCAAGGGATTTCCGAGAGAGAAAAGCATCTGGCGGGTCTGGCTCGAACCTTTGGTCGGCGACAAGCCAATCAAGAACTTTGTCATGCAGGACTGGGATGATCTGGTCAAGAAGCTCAACGAAGCACCACTGTCCCAACGCTCTCGGGAATACATCACCGGAACGCTTCGACGGATTTTCAAACATGCTTTGAACCGTCGCGTTGTCGCGGAAGGTCCCCCTGCCCCGCGCGTCATCGGCTGCACCGCACCGAAGGACAACCGTCGCCAACGCGTCATCACGGATGCCGAATTGCAGCTCCTTCTAGAAAAACTGAAGGCCCGCGATATTCGAGCCTGGCGCGTGACGCTGTTTGCCGCCAGCACTGGCTGTCGTGCCGGAGAAGCCTTCAATCTCACCTGGGCGCATCTCGACCTTGCCAATGCCAAAGCCACTTTTCCGAAAACCAAAAACGGCAGAAGCCGTACCGTCCCTCTGGGGAACCAGGCGATCACGATGTTGGCAGCCCTGCCGGTCGGCCGCCCCCAGGATTTCGTCTTCGTCAACCGACGCAGCGTCCAATACACCACCGCACCGGCGGCATTCCGCTGCTTGATAAACGAGATGAATTTGAACGATGGCCGGGAGCCGCTTGATCGCTTTTCATTTCACAGCCTGCGCCACATGGCCGCCACGCGCTTAGCCAAAACGCTGCCCCTGCGCGGCTTAATGGATATCCTCGGCTGGGAAGCTGCTACTATGGCGCTGCGATACAGCCATACGAGCGACGCCGACCGAAAGCTTGCGGCTGAAACCCTTGATACCGCCTTCCATATCCGCGGCCAAAAGAAAGACGTTAGTCGCTCGAGAAAGCGGGCTTAA
- a CDS encoding helix-turn-helix transcriptional regulator, with protein sequence MSDKHTFGLRIRAIRKEHGFTQEQLAEILDRSVDTISKMERGITFPGCDTLIRISETFSIPLDVLSDWFASSSNNPEPERIVLEARLNTIVKGLSLRNLRIAVEQVSILAQLADARD encoded by the coding sequence CTTTGGGCTCCGTATTCGCGCCATTCGCAAAGAACATGGCTTCACTCAGGAGCAACTTGCCGAAATTCTTGATCGTTCTGTCGACACCATTTCGAAAATGGAGCGCGGAATAACCTTTCCAGGGTGTGACACTCTTATCCGCATTTCTGAAACTTTTTCCATTCCCCTAGATGTTCTATCCGATTGGTTTGCTTCTTCCTCAAACAACCCAGAACCGGAACGCATTGTTCTTGAGGCTCGCCTCAACACCATTGTGAAAGGTCTTAGTCTCCGCAACCTTCGTATCGCCGTCGAACAAGTCAGCATTCTGGCTCAACTGGCCGATGCGAGGGATTGA